Part of the Catalinimonas alkaloidigena genome is shown below.
AAATATTTTTGCCAACCAAACACGAATACAACATTTTGATAGCTTGTTGAAGCTACAGCCTGATCATCATCCTTATCAATACCAAAGAGCGCTGGACCTGCTTCGCTTTGGCAATTCTGCGGAAGCGGCTTCGCACTTGCGCCAGCTACTACTTCTGAAGGAACAAGGGCAACTTGAAGGAGAGCTTCCACCGGCAGATCAGGCATCTCTGGCAGCTTACGAAGCCCTGGCTTACCTGCGCCTGGGCGAACAGGAAAACTGCATCATTAATCATACTGCTGCCTCTTGTCTTTTCCCAATCCAAAAAGCAGGTTTTCATCAGCTTCCGCAAGGATCACAAGCTGCTATTGAGCGCTATACCCACCTTCTGGAGCATGATCCAGACAACCTGACTGCCCGCTGGCTACTGAATGTTGCTTATATGACGCTGGGTCAGTATCCTCAGCAGGTACCTTCCCCTTGGCTGATTGCTGACAGTAGTTTTCAGTCCGAGTACCTGGTGAAGCCTTTTGAAGACATTGCTTCTGCCATTGGGTTCGACTTCCGCGGCTTATCGGGCGGACTGGTGGTAGATGATTTTACCAACGATGGCTTTCTGGACATTATGATTTCGGAGTGGGGACAGGAAGACCAGCTTCGTTTTTTTGTAAACAACGGAGACGGTAGCTTTACTGAAAAAACCCAGGAAGCTAACCTAAACGGTCTTTTCGGTGGACTCAACCTCATACAAGCTGATTATAACAATGATGGCTGGCTGGATGTGTTTGTGCTGAGAGGAGCCTGGCTTCGTGAATATGGGGAGCATCCCAATTCACTGCTCAAAAACAATGGTCCCGGAGCGGACGGGCATCCTACCTTTACTGATGTCACCCATATGTCGGGATTGCTTTCTTTTCACCCTACGCAAACTGCTACCTGGAATGACTTTAACCGGGATGGTTGGTTAGATCTCTTCATTGGCAATGAAACCGCAGGCGCCAACTCTTTTCATCCCTGTGAACTATTTATTAATCAAGGTGACGAAAACCCTGGCTTTATAGATGTAGCAGAACAAGCGGGAGTAGCAGTAAGCAAAGTAGCCTTCACTATTGACCCTATCCACGTCAAAGGTGTTACTTCCGGTGACTATAATAATGACGGCTGGCCTGATCTTTTTGTGTCTACCGGTGGCGGGAAT
Proteins encoded:
- a CDS encoding FG-GAP-like repeat-containing protein, whose protein sequence is MKNRQASYIHIPFLAVCWLLCTACEPDAEQLSHAYMLQLLKELPPGTHQTENIFANQTRIQHFDSLLKLQPDHHPYQYQRALDLLRFGNSAEAASHLRQLLLLKEQGQLEGELPPADQASLAAYEALAYLRLGEQENCIINHTAASCLFPIQKAGFHQLPQGSQAAIERYTHLLEHDPDNLTARWLLNVAYMTLGQYPQQVPSPWLIADSSFQSEYLVKPFEDIASAIGFDFRGLSGGLVVDDFTNDGFLDIMISEWGQEDQLRFFVNNGDGSFTEKTQEANLNGLFGGLNLIQADYNNDGWLDVFVLRGAWLREYGEHPNSLLKNNGPGADGHPTFTDVTHMSGLLSFHPTQTATWNDFNRDGWLDLFIGNETAGANSFHPCELFINQGDENPGFIDVAEQAGVAVSKVAFTIDPIHVKGVTSGDYNNDGWPDLFVSTGGGNNLSSNFLFKNNGLNEEGILSFTDVTDEAGLGGENSTFTTWFWDYNNDGWLDIFVANYWKGDQGNITSDIAAEYLGLPFDAATGMLYENKQQGPDGNVTFTNVSEESKLDRILYAMGANFGDLDNDGWLDMYLGTGDPTLSSIIPNRMFRNAEGTFFQDVTTAAGVGHLQKGHAVSFSDIDNDGDQDILMSMGGAYQGDVFQNAFFENPYQDGPHRDGPHRDGPHWISIRLTGKKANRSAIGTKLTFTIKENGMERKIHREVNSGGSFGASTLRVEVGIGTANLVKKLTVLWPDGLSQEFMGLQPDNFYILTQGDKKIIRNRLKELHFEPSEHRHSHLSQP